From Penaeus vannamei isolate JL-2024 chromosome 40, ASM4276789v1, whole genome shotgun sequence, the proteins below share one genomic window:
- the LOC138860150 gene encoding LOW QUALITY PROTEIN: gamma-aminobutyric acid receptor subunit rho-3-like (The sequence of the model RefSeq protein was modified relative to this genomic sequence to represent the inferred CDS: deleted 1 base in 1 codon), with protein MGVARLVLARRYTAHLLTVYLPSALFVVVAWASFFWPPEVIPGRTVLIITSLLTVISMYAAVGQKSPETSYLKAVDVWLFLCIVLVVLTLFQYAVIITIKRKQKERTTGQIFPMKTVNRFRRKSEDRGDTPSDTPKTPSAISTEGPAAAYEKGDGRHALRLIQYEHLVEMIGRIGIPVIFGLSNIVYWSYYLS; from the exons ATGGGCGTGGCTCGTCTCGTCCTGGCTCGCAGGTACACCGCCCACCTGCTCACCGTGTACCTTCCG TCAGCGCTTTTCGTGGTCGTGGCCTGGGCGTCGTTCTTCTGGCCGCCCGAGGTCATCCCGGGCAGGACGGTCCTCATCATCACCTCCCTCCTTACCGTCATCTCAATGTACGCTGCGGTCGG ACAAAAGAGCCCAGAGACCAGCTACCTGAAAGCAGTAGATGTGTGGTTGTTCCTGTGCATCGTTCTCGTGGTTTTAACACTGTTCCAATATGCAGTCATTATTAC AatcaaaaggaaacaaaaagagagaacaacGGGACAGATCTTTCCAATG AAGACGGTCAACCGCTTCAGGAGAAAGTCCGAAGACAGAGGCGACACGCCCTCCGACACGCCGAAGACTCCGTCAGCCATTTCGACGGAAGGCCCAGCGGCGGCTTACGAAAAGGGCGACGGTCGCCACGCCCTTCGGCTGATCCAGTACGAGCATCTAGTCGAGATGATCGGCAGAATTGGCATCCCAGTCATCTTCGGCTTGAGCAACATCGTGTACTGGTCGTATTACCTCTCCTGA